Proteins encoded by one window of Bubalus bubalis isolate 160015118507 breed Murrah chromosome 4, NDDB_SH_1, whole genome shotgun sequence:
- the A4GALT gene encoding lactosylceramide 4-alpha-galactosyltransferase, with protein sequence MLTPFSSSITSSRKPPAPAPLAPWLQFLHHWVHCLSPRDLPLKSSTPPGWICGHGECGEGPGSCWQRRLAADPGPANSCWRLLTSGEMTSAPPDCLLRLLRDTPRQRVCTLFIIGFKFTFFVSVMVYWHVVGEPGGQGQLSNLPVDVPCPHMVPPTPPPSGTPPPGNIFFLETSDRTNPNFLFMCSVESAARAHPESPVVVLMKGLPGGNASRPRHLGLSLLGCFPNVQMRPLDLAELFRDTPLAAWYAAVQRRWEPYLLPVLSDASRIALLWKFGGIYLDTDFIVLKDLRNLTNALGTQSRYVLNGAFLAFERHHEFMAQCMRDFVAHYNGWIWGHQGPQLLTRVFKKWCSIRSLSESRACRGVTTLPPEAFYPIPWQNWKKYFEDISPQELTRLLNATFAVHVWNKKSQGTRFEATSRALLAQLHARYCPTTHKAMKMYL encoded by the exons ATGCTGACTCCCTTCTCATCAagtatcacctcctccaggaagccgcCTGCTCCCGCTCCACTGGCCCCTTGGCTCCAGTTCCTCCATCATTGGGTTCATTGCCTCTCTCCACGTGATCTCCCCTTGAAGTCGAGCACTCCTCCAGG ATGGATTTGCGGGCATGGAGAGTGTGGGGAAGGACCCGGTTCCTGCTGGCAGAGAAGGCTGGCTGCTGACCCAGG ACCAGCCAATTCCTGCTGGAGGCTCCTGACATCTGGGGAGATGACTTCGGCGCCCCCCGACTGCCTGCTGCGGCTGCTCCGGGACACCCCGAGGCAGCGGGTCTGCACCCTGTTCATCATCGGCTTCAAGTTCACCTTCTTCGTCTCCGTCATGGTCTACTGGCACGTCGTGGGAGAGCCCGGGGGCCAAGGACAACTCTCTAACCTGCCTGTGGACGTCCCCTGCCCCCACATGGTCCCCCCGACCCCCCCGCCCTCCGGCACCCCGCCTCCAGGCAACATCTTCTTCCTGGAGACCTCTGACCGGACGAACCCCAACTTCCTGTTTATGTGCTCCGTGGAGTCAGCTGCCAGGGCGCACCCCGAGTCCCCGGTGGTGGTCCTGATGAAGGGACTGCCTGGCGGGAACGCCTCCCGCCCGCGGCACCTGGGCCTCTCGCTCCTGGGCTGCTTCCCCAACGTCCAGATGCGCCCCCTGGACCTGGCGGAGCTCTTCCGGGACACGCCCCTGGCCGCCTGGTACGCGGCCGTGCAGCGGCGCTGGGAGCCCTACCTCCTGCCGGTGCTCTCGGACGCCTCCAGGATCGCGCTGCTGTGGAAGTTCGGCGGCATCTACCTGGACACGGACTTCATCGTCCTCAAGGACCTGAGGAACCTGACCAACGCGCTGGGCACCCAGTCCCGCTACGTCCTCAACGGCGCCTTCCTGGCCTTCGAGCGGCACCACGAGTTCATGGCGCAGTGCATGCGGGACTTCGTGGCCCACTACAACGGCTGGATCTGGGGCCACCAGGGCCCGCAGCTGCTCACGCGGGTCTTCAAGAAATGGTGCTCCATCCGCAGCCTGAGCGAGAGCCGCGCCTGCCGCGGCGTCACCACACTGCCCCCTGAGGCCTTCTACCCCATCCCCTGGCAGAACTGGAAGAAGTACTTCGAAGACATCAGCCCCCAGGAGCTGACCCGGCTACTCAATGCCACCTTCGCGGTCCACGTGTGGAACAAGAAGAGCCAGGGCACACGCTTTGAGGCCACGTCCAGGGCCCTGCTGGCCCAGCTTCACGCCCGCTACTGCCCCACGACGCACAAGGCCATGAAGATGTACTTGTGA